One window from the genome of Micromonospora aurantiaca ATCC 27029 encodes:
- a CDS encoding glycosyltransferase family 4 protein codes for MNQQSSERAWAGPLRIAMVVPPWLSVPPPGYGGLETVVAGLVDALVDRGHRVTLFGAGTEHGTAADFVSTCDDLQYERMGESLPELAHLAHVDRLVDPADFDLIHDHTTIGPMVAGRRRVPTVATVHGNPVGEYGTVLGNTDRGVGLIAISHAQRRANPGLPWAGTVHNAMPLRDIPRKRSPGAGPVLWLARFSPDKGPDVAIAACRAAGLPLTLAGKCNEPAERRYLEQVVRPLLGDDVTPVVNADRVTALRLLLDARCLIMPIQWAEPFGMVMVEAMATGTPVVALGRGAVPELVRDGVTGFVCDHPGELPAALRAAADLDPADCVAHVAENFSVERMAADYEAVYRGFLAARAPARAQRAVAPVVAG; via the coding sequence GTGAACCAGCAGTCCTCGGAGCGCGCGTGGGCCGGGCCGTTGCGGATCGCCATGGTGGTGCCGCCGTGGCTGTCGGTGCCGCCGCCCGGCTACGGCGGGCTGGAGACAGTGGTGGCGGGGCTCGTCGACGCGCTCGTCGACAGGGGGCACCGCGTCACGCTGTTCGGCGCCGGGACCGAGCACGGCACCGCCGCCGACTTCGTCTCCACCTGCGACGACCTCCAGTACGAGCGGATGGGCGAGTCGCTGCCCGAACTGGCGCACCTGGCCCACGTGGACCGCCTGGTCGACCCGGCCGACTTCGACCTGATCCACGACCACACCACGATCGGCCCGATGGTGGCCGGCCGCCGCCGCGTGCCCACAGTGGCCACCGTGCACGGCAACCCGGTCGGCGAGTACGGCACTGTGCTCGGCAACACCGACCGGGGCGTGGGCCTGATCGCGATCTCGCACGCCCAGCGCCGGGCCAACCCGGGGCTGCCCTGGGCCGGCACCGTGCACAACGCGATGCCGCTGCGGGACATCCCCCGCAAGCGCAGCCCGGGCGCGGGCCCGGTGCTCTGGCTGGCCCGGTTCAGCCCGGACAAGGGCCCGGACGTGGCGATCGCGGCCTGCCGGGCGGCCGGGCTGCCGCTCACGCTCGCGGGCAAGTGCAACGAGCCCGCTGAGCGCCGCTACCTGGAGCAGGTGGTCCGGCCGCTGCTCGGCGACGACGTGACGCCCGTGGTGAACGCGGATCGGGTGACCGCGCTGCGGCTGTTGCTGGACGCCCGCTGCCTGATCATGCCGATCCAGTGGGCGGAGCCGTTCGGCATGGTGATGGTGGAGGCGATGGCGACGGGTACGCCGGTGGTGGCGCTGGGCCGGGGCGCGGTGCCGGAACTGGTCCGCGACGGGGTGACCGGTTTCGTCTGCGACCACCCGGGCGAGCTGCCGGCGGCGTTGCGGGCGGCGGCGGACCTGGACCCGGCGGACTGCGTGGCGCACGTGGCGGAGAACTTCTCGGTGGAGCGGATGGCCGCCGACTACGAGGCGGTCTACCGGGGCTTCCTGGCCGCGCGGGCGCCCGCACGGGCACAGCGGGCGGTCGCGCCGGTCGTGGCCGGCTGA
- a CDS encoding serine/threonine-protein kinase yields MATLQAGRLLARRYRLIDRIGAGGMSVIWRARDEVLDRVVAVKVLAPSLAADARFRDMVREEARSAAQLDHPHVTAVHDYGETVAPDGSITSFVVMELLSGEELEHLLTQGPLPWPAAVETGAQVAEALAAAHRLGIVHRDVTPANVMMTGTGAKVLDFGIATRIGTPDDDEDGGTFGTPAYVAPERLDGAPAQPATDVYSLGVLLFETLTGHPPYPAETWEQLSAALADCPEPTLDDVPGLPGPVADICLRCLARDPRHRPTAHQVAAVLRDQMLPADPQAATMLAPTMTLPALTSPPPAGPEPARPPTPGQAPAAQPIPEPGQDPAAQPVPGRRRTLTLAAVGVTVVAAAALLASALTPDRPAGPRVLPTAGPVQPSPAEPPVTEEPATTPPAGPTTLPSTGGVRPPAAGQADAAERVDGLIEAGLTEGQIREDVGVDLRNLLRNAVAANGEGEVTAAVDRLRGKIDERRREGSISPGYARRLDAAAAELVAGQT; encoded by the coding sequence ATGGCGACACTCCAGGCCGGCCGTCTGCTGGCCCGGCGGTACCGGCTCATCGACCGGATCGGTGCCGGTGGCATGTCGGTGATCTGGCGTGCCCGCGACGAGGTGCTCGACCGGGTGGTGGCGGTGAAGGTGCTCGCCCCCTCGCTCGCCGCCGACGCGCGGTTCCGCGACATGGTGCGCGAGGAGGCCCGCTCGGCCGCCCAGCTCGACCATCCGCACGTCACAGCCGTGCACGACTACGGCGAGACGGTGGCCCCGGACGGCTCCATCACCTCGTTCGTGGTGATGGAACTGCTCAGCGGCGAAGAGCTGGAACACCTGCTGACCCAGGGGCCGCTGCCCTGGCCGGCGGCGGTGGAGACGGGCGCGCAGGTGGCCGAGGCGCTGGCCGCGGCGCACCGGCTCGGCATCGTGCACCGCGACGTGACCCCGGCCAACGTGATGATGACCGGCACCGGCGCGAAGGTGCTCGACTTCGGCATCGCCACCCGGATCGGCACGCCGGACGACGACGAGGACGGCGGCACGTTCGGCACCCCGGCGTACGTGGCCCCGGAGCGGCTCGACGGCGCGCCCGCCCAGCCGGCCACCGACGTGTACTCGCTCGGCGTGCTGCTGTTCGAGACGCTGACCGGGCACCCCCCGTACCCGGCGGAGACCTGGGAACAACTGAGCGCGGCGCTCGCGGACTGTCCGGAGCCCACACTGGACGACGTACCGGGCCTGCCCGGGCCGGTCGCTGACATCTGCCTGCGCTGCCTGGCCCGCGACCCGCGTCACCGGCCCACCGCGCACCAGGTGGCCGCCGTGCTGCGCGACCAGATGCTGCCCGCCGACCCGCAGGCGGCCACCATGCTGGCGCCGACCATGACGCTGCCCGCGCTGACCTCCCCGCCGCCGGCCGGCCCGGAACCGGCGAGGCCGCCGACCCCGGGCCAGGCCCCCGCGGCGCAGCCGATCCCGGAGCCGGGGCAGGATCCCGCCGCACAGCCGGTTCCGGGCCGGCGGCGGACCCTCACGCTGGCCGCAGTCGGCGTGACTGTGGTCGCCGCGGCGGCGCTGCTGGCGTCCGCGCTGACGCCGGACCGGCCCGCCGGCCCCCGGGTGCTGCCGACCGCCGGGCCGGTGCAGCCGTCGCCCGCCGAACCGCCGGTGACCGAGGAGCCGGCCACCACGCCGCCGGCCGGGCCGACCACTCTGCCGTCGACCGGCGGCGTGCGCCCGCCGGCCGCCGGTCAGGCCGACGCCGCCGAACGGGTGGACGGACTGATCGAGGCCGGACTGACCGAGGGCCAGATCCGCGAGGACGTCGGGGTGGACCTGCGCAACCTGCTGCGCAACGCGGTCGCCGCGAACGGCGAGGGCGAGGTGACAGCCGCCGTGGACCGGCTCCGTGGCAAGATCGACGAGCGTCGCCGCGAGGGCAGCATCAGCCCCGGGTACGCGCGGCGACTCGACGCCGCCGCGGCGGAACTCGTGGCCGGGCAGACCTGA
- a CDS encoding BON domain-containing protein: MTTTSAVRTDQQIQRDVLAELDWDAQTRATEVGVTVARGVVTLTGQVDSYARRWAVERCAHRVRGVRAVASDLAVDLPATDRRTDADIAIAASRALEWDSFVPAERLDVTVADGWIMLRGEVEFGFQRRTAERELRRLRGVRGVTNLVEVRPPTPPSDEQKRIDLRRLLLRRTGTERIDARVDGDTVVLDGVVSAWWQREDAERAAWALPGVREVHVAIVVSG; this comes from the coding sequence ATGACCACCACGTCCGCCGTGCGCACCGACCAGCAGATCCAGCGCGACGTCCTCGCCGAACTGGACTGGGACGCGCAGACCCGGGCCACCGAGGTCGGCGTGACAGTCGCGCGGGGCGTCGTGACGCTCACCGGCCAGGTGGACAGCTACGCCCGGCGGTGGGCCGTCGAGCGCTGCGCCCACCGGGTACGCGGCGTCCGGGCGGTCGCCAGTGACCTGGCGGTCGACCTGCCCGCCACGGACCGGCGTACCGACGCCGACATCGCGATCGCTGCGAGCCGGGCGCTGGAGTGGGACAGCTTCGTGCCCGCCGAGCGGCTGGACGTGACCGTCGCCGACGGCTGGATCATGCTGCGCGGCGAGGTCGAGTTCGGCTTCCAGCGCCGTACCGCCGAACGGGAACTGCGCCGGCTGCGCGGCGTACGCGGGGTGACGAACCTGGTCGAGGTGCGGCCGCCGACCCCGCCGAGTGACGAGCAGAAGCGGATCGACCTGCGCCGCCTGCTGCTGCGGCGTACCGGGACCGAGCGGATCGACGCCCGGGTCGACGGCGACACAGTGGTGCTCGACGGAGTGGTGAGCGCCTGGTGGCAGCGGGAGGACGCGGAACGGGCCGCCTGGGCGCTGCCCGGCGTACGGGAGGTGCACGTCGCGATCGTGGTGTCCGGCTGA
- a CDS encoding sensor histidine kinase has product MNVVHDAKGRLRSVPLRLKLVAAVLALVAVALVVISGLTAFLLRNYLIGQADDQLRGGAYTVANTLDKAGGGGIKITIPSDYVASVMAPGELPEEPTRYEGLREEELPRFPADYAGYQERVGDPFTVRSEDGRSRWRMLYTALPDGRIIALGQHLTGVDSAVGRLVWIDLLVGGAVLISLASVGAGIVRTSLKPLVEIERTAAAIAGGDLTRRVPDPEMGRPCPTSELGRLSRALNAMLAQIEAAFTARAASEAAARSAEMGARDAAAYAQASEARARRSEERMRQFIADASHELRTPLTTIRGFAELYRQGAARAPEQTADLLRRIEDEASRMGLLVEDLLLLARMDRERPIALAPVELPVLASDAVEAARVVAPDRRIELEREPGAGPLVVLGDDARLRQVIGNLMTNALTHTPPDTSVTLRLRAEAGHLAVVEVADTGPGLTPEQAERVFERFYRVDAARTRRAGGPISTGLGLAIVAALVAAHHGTVEVAETPGGGATFRVKLPLLPEEPEPGE; this is encoded by the coding sequence GTGAACGTCGTCCACGACGCGAAGGGCAGGCTGCGCAGCGTCCCGCTCCGGCTGAAGCTCGTCGCCGCGGTCCTCGCGCTCGTGGCTGTGGCGCTGGTGGTGATCAGCGGCCTGACGGCGTTCCTGCTGCGGAACTATCTGATCGGGCAGGCGGACGACCAGCTCCGCGGCGGCGCGTACACGGTGGCCAACACGCTCGACAAGGCCGGCGGCGGCGGGATCAAGATCACCATTCCGTCGGACTACGTGGCGTCCGTCATGGCGCCCGGTGAGCTGCCGGAGGAGCCGACGCGCTACGAGGGCCTGCGCGAAGAGGAACTGCCCCGGTTCCCCGCCGACTACGCGGGCTACCAGGAGCGGGTGGGCGACCCGTTCACCGTGCGCTCCGAGGACGGCCGCAGCCGGTGGCGGATGCTCTACACCGCCCTGCCCGACGGGCGGATCATCGCGCTCGGGCAGCACCTCACCGGCGTGGACTCCGCGGTCGGCCGGCTGGTCTGGATAGACCTCCTGGTCGGCGGAGCGGTGCTGATCTCGCTGGCGTCGGTGGGCGCCGGGATCGTCCGTACCAGCCTGAAGCCGCTGGTGGAGATAGAGCGTACGGCGGCCGCCATCGCCGGCGGCGACCTGACCCGGCGGGTGCCCGACCCGGAGATGGGGCGGCCGTGCCCCACCTCGGAGCTGGGCCGCCTGTCCCGGGCACTGAACGCGATGCTCGCGCAGATCGAGGCCGCGTTCACCGCGCGGGCCGCCTCCGAGGCGGCGGCGCGCAGCGCCGAGATGGGCGCGCGGGACGCCGCCGCGTACGCGCAGGCGTCGGAGGCGCGGGCCCGCCGGTCCGAGGAGCGGATGCGGCAGTTCATCGCCGACGCCTCGCACGAGCTGCGCACGCCGCTGACCACCATCCGGGGCTTCGCCGAGCTGTACCGCCAGGGCGCGGCGCGTGCGCCGGAGCAGACCGCCGACCTGCTGCGCCGCATCGAGGACGAGGCGTCCCGGATGGGTCTGCTGGTGGAGGACCTGCTGCTGCTGGCGCGGATGGACCGGGAACGGCCGATCGCGCTGGCCCCGGTCGAGCTGCCGGTGCTGGCGTCCGACGCGGTCGAGGCGGCCCGGGTGGTCGCCCCGGACCGGCGGATCGAGCTGGAGCGGGAACCGGGCGCCGGGCCGCTGGTGGTGCTCGGCGACGACGCGCGCCTGCGCCAGGTGATCGGCAACCTGATGACGAACGCGCTCACCCACACGCCGCCGGACACCTCGGTGACGCTGCGGCTGCGGGCCGAGGCGGGCCACCTCGCCGTGGTGGAGGTGGCGGACACCGGTCCCGGCCTCACCCCGGAGCAGGCCGAACGGGTCTTCGAGCGGTTCTACCGGGTGGACGCCGCCCGTACCCGCCGGGCCGGCGGGCCGATCAGCACCGGCCTCGGCCTGGCCATCGTGGCCGCGCTCGTCGCCGCGCACCACGGCACCGTCGAGGTGGCGGAGACACCGGGCGGAGGGGCGACCTTCCGGGTGAAGCTGCCGCTGCTGCCCGAGGAGCCCGAGCCCGGCGAGTGA
- a CDS encoding response regulator transcription factor codes for MAATQTEARLLVVEDDPNILELLSASLRFAGFDVATATSGSAALNAAKDHRPDLVVLDVMLPDLDGFEVIRMLREGGTRTPVVFLTARDATDDKIRGLTLGGDDYVTKPFSLEELTARIRAVLRRTATGEQAPSRLTFADLELDEETHEVHRAGQRVQLSPTEFKLLRYLMLNANRVLSKAQILDHVWNYDFRGDDNIVESYISYLRRKVDNTQPRLIHTLRGVGYVLRKPAA; via the coding sequence ATGGCGGCTACCCAGACCGAGGCCCGGCTTCTCGTCGTCGAGGACGATCCCAACATCCTCGAACTGCTCTCCGCGAGCCTGCGCTTCGCGGGCTTCGACGTGGCCACCGCGACCAGCGGCAGCGCCGCACTCAACGCCGCCAAGGACCACCGGCCCGACCTGGTGGTGCTCGACGTGATGCTGCCCGACCTGGACGGCTTCGAGGTCATCCGGATGCTGCGCGAGGGCGGTACGCGTACCCCTGTGGTGTTCCTGACCGCGCGTGACGCCACCGACGACAAGATCCGCGGGCTCACCCTGGGCGGCGACGACTACGTCACCAAGCCGTTCAGCCTGGAGGAGCTGACCGCCCGTATCCGGGCCGTGCTGCGGCGTACCGCGACCGGTGAGCAGGCTCCGTCCCGCCTCACCTTCGCCGACCTGGAGCTGGACGAGGAGACCCACGAGGTGCACCGGGCCGGCCAGCGGGTGCAGCTGTCGCCGACCGAGTTCAAGCTGCTGCGCTACCTGATGCTCAACGCCAACCGGGTGCTCAGCAAGGCGCAGATCCTCGACCACGTCTGGAACTACGACTTCCGCGGTGACGACAACATCGTCGAGTCCTACATCTCGTACCTGCGGCGCAAGGTCGACAACACCCAGCCCCGGCTGATCCACACGCTCAGGGGAGTGGGATACGTGCTCCGCAAGCCGGCGGCGTGA
- a CDS encoding S1C family serine protease codes for MTDHETDPQRSPAPADAEPSHHTAELPRLESGTSDSSSTPAAASVPADSPAAGTSTPAGHTNPAESAGNTAPAGPYPPQPATPSAPPYPASGQPHPWYGQQHQQGGWNQQTAAGYPSTQHGGPVPSYQAQPYQTQQGYQSYQPGQPMPQWGPQQPARPSRAGKFVGAGALALVLMLGSGAAGGALALALDGDGPTRTYSAAPVINSADLPKIAASVQDSIVTIMTNSGEGSGVILSADGFVLTNNHVVAGAGGDTVRVVFADGKSASAKIVGTDPKTDLAVVQASGVSNLKAAKFGDSDAMQVGDQVLALGSPLGLQGSVTAGILSARDRTIQAGEGGQQNPQQGASSISGLLQTDAPINPGNSGGALVNTRGEVIGINTAIATAGQGSTGNIGVGFAIPSNKAKNVAEKLQRGEKISHPSLGVSVNGAEDGGALVAAVTPGSPAEKAGIQRGDVITKFGDKVINDSNDLVGAVQAGKVGDRVEVQYKRNGSTENATVTLAETS; via the coding sequence ATGACCGACCACGAGACCGATCCGCAGCGGTCGCCGGCCCCCGCCGACGCCGAGCCGTCGCACCACACCGCCGAGCTGCCCCGCCTCGAGAGCGGGACGTCGGACTCCTCCAGCACCCCGGCCGCGGCGTCGGTTCCGGCCGACTCCCCGGCCGCCGGAACCAGCACGCCCGCCGGGCACACGAACCCGGCGGAGAGCGCCGGAAACACCGCGCCCGCCGGGCCGTACCCGCCGCAGCCGGCGACGCCGTCCGCGCCGCCGTACCCGGCCTCGGGGCAGCCGCACCCCTGGTACGGGCAGCAGCACCAGCAGGGCGGCTGGAACCAGCAGACCGCCGCGGGCTACCCGTCCACGCAGCACGGTGGGCCGGTGCCGTCGTACCAGGCACAGCCGTACCAGACGCAGCAGGGATACCAGTCGTACCAGCCCGGGCAGCCGATGCCGCAGTGGGGCCCGCAGCAGCCGGCACGCCCCAGCCGGGCCGGGAAGTTCGTCGGCGCGGGCGCGCTGGCGCTGGTCCTGATGCTCGGCTCCGGCGCGGCCGGTGGCGCGCTCGCCCTCGCGCTCGACGGGGACGGTCCCACCCGCACCTACTCCGCCGCGCCGGTGATCAACAGCGCCGACCTGCCCAAGATCGCGGCCTCCGTCCAGGACAGCATCGTCACGATCATGACGAACAGCGGTGAGGGCTCCGGGGTGATCCTCAGCGCCGACGGGTTCGTGCTCACCAACAACCACGTCGTCGCCGGCGCCGGTGGTGACACCGTGCGGGTGGTCTTCGCCGACGGCAAGAGCGCCTCCGCGAAGATCGTCGGCACCGACCCGAAGACCGACCTCGCTGTGGTTCAGGCCAGTGGCGTGAGCAACCTGAAGGCGGCCAAGTTCGGCGACAGCGACGCCATGCAGGTCGGTGACCAGGTGCTCGCCCTGGGCAGCCCGCTCGGCCTCCAGGGCTCGGTCACCGCCGGCATCCTCAGCGCCCGCGACCGCACCATCCAGGCGGGGGAGGGCGGCCAGCAGAACCCGCAGCAGGGCGCCAGCTCGATCTCAGGCCTGCTCCAGACCGACGCCCCGATCAACCCGGGCAACTCCGGCGGCGCGCTCGTCAACACCCGGGGCGAGGTGATCGGCATCAACACCGCCATCGCCACCGCCGGGCAGGGCAGCACCGGAAACATCGGCGTGGGCTTCGCCATCCCGAGCAACAAGGCCAAGAACGTGGCCGAGAAGCTCCAGCGCGGCGAGAAGATCAGCCACCCCTCGCTCGGGGTGAGCGTGAACGGCGCCGAGGACGGCGGCGCGCTGGTCGCCGCGGTCACGCCCGGCAGCCCCGCCGAGAAGGCCGGGATCCAGCGCGGCGACGTGATCACCAAGTTCGGCGACAAGGTGATCAACGACTCGAACGACCTGGTCGGCGCCGTGCAGGCCGGCAAGGTCGGCGACCGGGTCGAGGTGCAGTACAAGCGAAACGGATCCACCGAGAACGCAACCGTGACGCTCGCCGAGACGTCATAG